GCATAGAGACAGGTCATGATTTTCGTTGTACTTGCCATTGGAAGTTCTTTTTCTTCTTCTTTGCCAAATAGAATTCTTTGGTTATCCCCATCCATAAGAATCGCTGCTTTTGCATGAAGCGAGGAAAGTTCATTGGGAATAGTACTTTCTGTTTTTAAAAAAGTATGAGCGTTTATGTCACAGGAAACAAAAAAAGATAAAAAGAAGATTGAGATAGCAAAAAGCAGAAAAAAAGTATAGATGTTATATTTAAAAATATGTTTTTGACAACCAGAATAATCGTTCAAAAAAGCACATCCTTTTTAGAATGGTGGGTTTTAATAACTATGTAAGAAAACGAGAAAATATGCTAAGTAGGAATAAGTAGGAATTTGCAGCAGGCAAAGCTGTCAGAGCCAGGAGAGAGATTTCTTATGGTTCATTAGCTTTGCCAATTCATCAAAGTAATTCTAAAAAATGGAGAAGAGCTTCATATTGCTCTGAATTTAGCTTAGCTGCATAATACATTAATCGAAGCTGTTGTTCATTCAATGTTGTAGTTTTGCATTCATCTTCCAGAAAAAACTGCGATAATGTAATTCCAAAAGCATCACAAAGTTTAGTTAATGAAGGAATAGTGGGAAGCATATTTTTACGGTACCATGAAGAAATCGTAGACTGGGTAAGCCCGGACTGTTCCGCAAGCTGGTATTCTGTCCAGTTCCTTTCTTTTCTTAGATCGACAATTCTTTTTAAAATATCCATTCAAAATCTCCTTAAATCTATTTGTTTATAAAGGAATCATAACGTGGTTTAAAACATAATTTATCTGTTAAAAGTTGAGACGTATATGTTGATTGTAGTAAACAAAAACGCTACAAAATAATATATATAGACGTATAATTAAAACTAGAATAAGAAGGATAAGGCAGATGAAATTTTCTATCATAAATAAAACTTTCAGTTTATAGTGGATAATCTATAAAAAATAATCAATCAAATCATAAATATTTCGTTGCATTTTGTTGAAAAACCCCATATAGTAGAAGTAGGAGAAATACGAAATAACAAAGTCTTTGTAATTGTCGGGATGAGGTCACAGGAACTATAGTTATACTGTTTTTCCTTTATTCCGAGAGTACATTCAGAAAGAAAAGGAGGGAGTCTATGTTTTATCGTTGTAAAAGCTGTGGTGGGAATGTAACCTACAACCCAGACAAGAAGAAAATGATATGTGAGAGCTGTGGGAATGAAGGGGAGCCGGAACTGATTTCTCAGGACAAGAAACACGTATGTAATAACTGTGGTGCGGAGATTGAAGCAGATCAGATTGATTTATCGCTGAAGTGTCCATATTGTGGTACCTATGTGATTTTTGAGGACCGGATGGAGAACGAATACGAGCCGAATCTGGTGCTGCCTTTTGCAATTGATAAGCATAAGGCGCTGGATCTTCTGAAAGAAAAGTTTGCAAAGCAACTGTTTCTTCCGGGGAATTTCTGTTCATCTTCTACAATAGAGTCAATGGAAGGACTGTATGTGCCATTCTGGATGTATGACCTGCATACGCACGTGCATTTTGAAGGAGAAGCAGATAAGATCAGAACCTGGGAAGAGGGAGATTATGATTGTACGGAGACCAGTACATATCGTATTGTAAGAGATTTTGATGTGGATTATGACAAGATTCCTGTGGATGCATCAAAGGCAATGCCGGATGCCATGATGGATTTAGTAGAACCATATAAATACGAAGCATTGGGAGAGTTTGATGCGAAGTTTCTCTCTGGTTTTCAGGCAGAAATTTATGATGAAGATAAAGACACTCTTTTCCCAAGAGCAAAGAAAAAGGCAGATAAATACAGCCAGAAGTATCTTGGCGGCTATAACGTAGAATATGATGCGGTAAGACCGACTGTAAATGATAAAAAGAGCACAGAAAAAGCATCTTTTTATTCGTTTCTTCCTTTATGGCGGTATGTGTATCGTTACGGAGGAAAGAATTATGAATTCTATGTGAATGGCCAGACAGGGAAGGCAGTAGGGGAGGCTCCGACTAGCTTAAGTAAAGCGCTTGTGTGGTTTATAGCAGTTTTCGGTTCCCTCTTCTTTACAGTAGAAATGCTTCTTTATTTATTGGGGGTGATGTAAATGGCAAAGACATATCGTAGAATATTAATTTTTATTGTTATACTCGGTGTTTTAATGGGGTTGCTTGGGAAAAAATTTGCGGGGGATCAATATGTGAATATAGAACCTCGAAAGAATACAGAGTGTACCCTGACAAAGAGAGTGTTTGATGATGCAGATGTTCTTACCGATGAAGAGGAGAAGAATCTGGAGGCGTTAATTGCAGAAAAAGAAGAACTGATCGGTGGAGATCTTGTTCTTATTACAACGAATGATGCAAGTCTTGATACGATGGAGAAGCTTCGTGATTATGCACAGAATTATTATAAAGAGAATAAGCTTGGCTGGGATCAGCCTATCGGAAGCGGAGCAATTTATGTAGATGACTGGGAGACCAGATATACCTGGCTTGCCACTCGCGGTATAGTAAAAGACAGATTATCTAAGGATAATACAGACTATATTGTGGATGAAACGAATGATATTGTGAATAAGGACCCTTATAAAGCATATACAAGGTTGATAAACCTGATAGCAGAAGAGACACAAAAGAGTCCGATGTTCCATATAAATATCAGCCCGATCTGGGTACTGCTTGGCTGTCTTGTGGTGTCCCTCATCTTTGTAGTAGCGCAGCTTTCCGGACAGGTAGGAAAAGATACAGTAAAGAAGTCTACCTATGTGAAGAAAGATGGTGTACAGATGAATGATAAAAAGGATGTCTTCTTACATTCTCATGTAACAAGAACAAAGAGAAAGTCAGATGATGACAGTGGAAGCAGCTGCAGCGGAACAGATGACTTTGGCGGCAGTGGCGGTTCTCACTAAGAATTTGGAAAGATAAAAACAAAGGAGGAATCCCATGTTTTACCGTTGTAAAGATTGTGGTGGTAATGCTGTTTACGACCCAAAGAAAAAGAAGATGGTATGTGAAAGCTGTGGCAATGAGGAGACACAGGAAAAAATACCACAGGAAAAGCTTCATATATGTAACAACTGTGGAGCGGAGATTGAATCCAAAAAGACAGATCTTGCTTTGAAATGTCCATACTGTGGGACGTATGTCATTTTTGAGGACAGGATGAAAGATGCGTATAAGCCTGATCTGGCATTGCCATTTGTGATAGATAGAAAAGAAGCGATAGAGATTATAAGGAAGAATTTTGCGAAGAAAATGTTCATTCCTAAAGATTTTTGTTCGACTTCAAGTCTGGAATCCCTTCAGGGAAGATATGTTCCATTTTGGATGTATGATATGGAGACCCATGTGCATTTTGAAGGAGAAGGAAGAAAAATCAGAACGTGGACAGAAGGAGACTATGATTGTACGGAGACGAGTATATATCGTCTTGTAAGAGATTTTGATGTGAACTATGATAAGATTCCTGTTGATGCATCGAAAAATATGCCAGATGAGAAAATGGATTTAGTGGAGCCTTATAAATATACTGCACTAGGGAAGTTCCGCTCAAGATATTTGTCTGGATTCCAGGCAGAAATTTATGATGAAAATAAAGAAGAACTTTTGCCCAGGGCACAGAAAAAAGCAAAGAAATATACAGAGGGTTACCTTGATGAGTATAACAATAGTTATAGCAGTGTGAAACCTGCTATTAAAAAAGTAGATAGTAAAGAAATGAACTCCTACTATACATTTTTACCGGTATGGCGTTATGTATACCGTTATCAGGGAACAAATTATGAGTTTTTTGTTAATGGTCAGACGGGAAAAGCAATAGGAACGCCGCCGACCAGCAAGGCGAGAATGTTCTCATGGTTT
This Anaerobutyricum hallii DNA region includes the following protein-coding sequences:
- a CDS encoding helix-turn-helix domain-containing protein, whose product is MDILKRIVDLRKERNWTEYQLAEQSGLTQSTISSWYRKNMLPTIPSLTKLCDAFGITLSQFFLEDECKTTTLNEQQLRLMYYAAKLNSEQYEALLHFLELL
- a CDS encoding TPM domain-containing protein, giving the protein MAKTYRRILIFIVILGVLMGLLGKKFAGDQYVNIEPRKNTECTLTKRVFDDADVLTDEEEKNLEALIAEKEELIGGDLVLITTNDASLDTMEKLRDYAQNYYKENKLGWDQPIGSGAIYVDDWETRYTWLATRGIVKDRLSKDNTDYIVDETNDIVNKDPYKAYTRLINLIAEETQKSPMFHINISPIWVLLGCLVVSLIFVVAQLSGQVGKDTVKKSTYVKKDGVQMNDKKDVFLHSHVTRTKRKSDDDSGSSCSGTDDFGGSGGSH